In Calonectris borealis chromosome 10, bCalBor7.hap1.2, whole genome shotgun sequence, a single genomic region encodes these proteins:
- the LOC142086057 gene encoding cullin-associated NEDD8-dissociated protein 1-like isoform X4: MCYRGRLCSACGRNWSCLFYADIEWFMATNDLMMELQKDSIKLDEDSEKKVVKMLLKLLEDKNGEVQNLAVKCLGPLVGKVKEYQVETIVDTLCTNMLSDKEQLRDISSIGLKTVISELPPASTGSTMTANVCKKITAQLTGAIGKQEDVSVQLEALDILSDMLSRLGGTLYSFHSSILNCLLPQLTSPRLAVRKRAIIALGHLVLTCSGSIFSELTEHLLAELKRNESTSTTRTYIQCVAGISRQAGHRIGEHLEKIIPLIVQYCNVEDDELREYCFQAFESFVRRCPKEIDPHIPNVMGLCLKYITFDPNYNYDNEEVEEMMETENGEDEEQESDDEYSDDDDISWKVRRSAAKCLEAIVSSRHDLLQDFYKTLSPVLISRFKEREENVKADIFSAYISLLKQTLPIQSWLHASDASGKDDVPLTMLQNQVPSIVKALHKQLKEKSVKSRQGCFSLLTELANVLPGCLADHIPALVPGKLVRGLGVKEQGWLSPLLTCIVFSLADKSSSSNMRIDTLSFLHVLLCNHQPEVFHPHIKSLLPPVVTCIGDPFYKITSEALLVTQQLVKVIRPLDKSCTFDAKPYVKDLFPGTLKRLKAADIDQEVKERAISCMGQIIYSLGDHLSSDLQPTLKIFLERLKNEITRLTTVKALTLIASSPLKIDLRPVLGEGFPILASFLRKNQRALKLSTLTALDILVKNYSDSLKPAMIESVLKELPALITENDMHVSQVAIMFLTTLAKVYPSCISKISGSVLAEIFQLVHSPLLQGGALTAIIDFFQALVLTKMATMGYSELMKQLTAPIYSSGSAGESVTLHKQAYYSVAKCVAALSSACPKEAPAIVNQFIQDVKNPKSSSAVKVLAFLSLAEIGRTMNLSAQRELKTVILEAFTSPNEEVKSAASYALGNISVGNLKEYLPFMLKEIGSQPKRQYLLLHSLKEVISSSPADGLKPYVEDIWALLFKHCECTEEGTRSVVAECLGKLTLVNPSELLPRLKNQLSSGSPHARSTVVTAIKFTIADQPQPIDALLKRCIGDFLKTLQDPDLNVRRVALAMFNSAAHNKPCLIRDLLNAVLPSLYNETKVRRELIREVAAVFFFLFKVEMGPFKHTVDDGLDVRKAAFECMYTLLESCLDRLDIYEYLNHVEDGLKDHYDIRMLTFIMLARLSTLCPNAVLQRLERLIEPLRATCSTKVKAGSVKQEFEKQDELKRSAMRAVAALLTIPEVEKSPVMAEFSSQIRSNPEMASLFESIQKDSASLPASESMDMS, translated from the exons ACAAACATGTTATCCGACAAGGAACAGCTGCGGGATATCTCCAGCATTGGACTGAAAACAGTCATCTCTGAGCTGCCGCCAGCTTCTACAG GCTCCACTATGACAGCAAATGTGTGCAAAAAGATCACAGCCCAGCTGACAGGAGCCATTGGCAAGCAGGAGGATGTATCTGTGCAGCTGGAGGCTCTTGACATCCTGTCAGATATGCTGAGCAG ACTAGGGGGAACACTCTACTCTTTCCATTCCTCCATTCTGAactgcctccttccccagctgaCAAGCCCCAGGCTGGCAGTACGTAAAAGGGCTATCATTGCCTTGGGTCATCTTGTCTTGACCTGCAGCGGAAGCATCTTCTCAGAGCTCACAGAGCATCTGCTTGCCGAGCTGAAGAGGAATGAGTCTACTTCTACTACCAGGACATACATTCAATGTGTCGCTGGCATCAGTAGGCAGGCTGGACACCGCATAG GAGAACATCTGGAGAAGATAATTCCTCTGATTGTTCAGTACTGCAACGTGGAAGATGACGAGCTGAGAGAGTACTGCTTTCAGGCCTTCGAGTCTTTTGTGAGAAG GTGCCCAAAGGAAATTGACCCTCACATCCCTAATGTGATGGGGTTATGTTTGAAGTACATCACCTTTGATCCAAACTACAACTATGATAATGAGGAAGTGGAAGAGATGATGGAAACTGAAAATGGGGAGGATGAAGAGCAAG AAAGCGATGATGAGTACAGCGACGATGATGACATCAGCTGGAAAGTCCGCAGGTCTGCAGCAAAGTGCCTGGAGGCCATTGTGAGCAGCAGGCACGATCTCCTTCAGGACTTCTACAAAACTCTTTCCCCAGTCTTGATAAGCAGAttcaaagagagagaggagaatgtCAAAGCTGACATCTTCAGCGCTTATATCTCCTTGCTGAAGCAAACGCTGCCCATCCAGAGCTGGCTGCATGCTTCAGATGCCTCTGGCAAAGACGACGTTCCCCTGACAATGCTTCAGAACCAG GTCCCCAGCATCGTCAAGGCCTTGCACAAGCAGCTCAAAGAAAAGAGCGTCAAATCAAGACAGGGTTGTTTCAGCCTCCTGACAGAACTGGCCAATGTTCTTCCCGGCTGCCTGGCAGATCACATCCCTGCACTAGTCCCTGGTAAACTTGTCCGTGGTCTGGGGGTGAAGGAGCAGGGTTGGCTCAGTCCACTCCTAACAT GTATTGTTTTCTCCTTGGCTGATAAATCCAGCTCCTCCAACATGAGGATTGATACACTGTCTTTCCTTCATGTTCTTCTTTGCAACCACCAGCCAGAGGTATTTCATCCTCATATCAAAAGCCTGCTGCCTCCTGTTGTGACCTGTATTGGAGACCCCTTTTATAAGATCACTTCAGAAGCTCTGCTGGTTACTCAGCAACTTGTGAAAGTTATCAGGCCTTTGGACAAATCTTGCACTTTTGATGCCAAGCCCTATGTGAAGGATCTTTTCCCTGGTACTCTGAAGCGACTGAAGGCAGCTGACATCGACCAGGAGGTGAAAGAACGTGCTATTTCCTGCATGGGACAAATCATTTACAGTCTGGGAGACCATTTAAGCAGTGATCTCCAGCCAACCTTGAAGATATTTCTAGAGAGGCTCAAAAATGAAATCACCAGATTgacaacagtcaaagcattaaccTTAATTGCTAGTTCTCCACTTAAAATAGATTTGAGACCCGTTCTAGGGGAAGGTTTCCCCATTCTAGCTTCCTTCTTGAGAAAGAATCAACGTGCCTTGAAACTGAGCACTCTGACTGCTCTGGACATCCTGGTGAAGAACTACAGTGACAGCCTCAAGCCTGCCATGATAGAGTCTGTCCTAAAGGAGCTCCCTGCTTTAATTACTGAGAATGACATGCATGTTTCCCAGGTGGCTATCATGTTCCTTACTACGTTAGCTAAGGTTTATCCATCCTGCATCTCTAAGATCAGCGGTTCGGTTCTTGCTGAAATCTTTCAGCTTGTCCACTCGCCTTTGCTCCAAGGAGGGGCACTGACCGCTATCATAGACTTCTTCCAGGCTCTGGTTCTGACGAAGATGGCCACCATGGGTTACTCGGAGCTGATGAAGCAGCTGACTGCGCCTATTTACTCCTCGGGTTCAGCCGGGGAATCAGTGACGTTACACAAACAGGCGTATTACTCTGTCGCAAAGTGCGTGGCAGCCCTTTCCTCAGCCTGTCCAAAGGAAGCCCCTGCGATAGTGAACCAGTTTATCCAGGatgtaaaaaaccccaagtcCAGCTCTGCTGTTAAAGTGCTAGCTTTCCTTTCACTGGCAGAGATAGGGCGCACCATGAACCTCAGTGCTCAGAGAGAGCTCAAAACAGTCATCCTGGAAGCGTTCACCTCCCCCAACGAAGAGGTGAAATCTGCTGCTTCCTATGCGTTGGGGAACATCAGTGTTGGGAATCTTAAGGAGTATCTTCCCTTCATGCTGAAAGAGATCGGAAGCCAGCCCAAGAGACAGTACCTCCTGCTGCACTCTCTAAAAGAAGTCATCAGCTCCTCCCCGGCCGATGGCCTCAAACCTTACGTGGAGGAtatttgggctctgcttttcaagCACTGTGAGTGCACGGAGGAAGGGACGCGCAGTGTGGTGGCTGAATGCTTGGGGAAGCTGACTTTGGTGAATCCCTCTGAGCTGCTGCCCCGGTTGAAAAACCAGCTGTCATCAG GCTCTCCACATGCCCGGAGCACGGTGGTAACTGCAATCAAATTCACAATTGCAGACCAGCCTCAGCCTATTGATGCTCTCCTGAAACGCTGCATAG GTGACTTCTTAAAAACTCTTCAGGATCCAGACCTGAATGTTCGACGTGTGGCTTTAGCCATGTTTAATTCTGCTGCTCACAACAAACCTTGTTTAATCCGAGATTTACTAAACGCAGTTCTCCCCAGCCTCTATAACGAAACGAAGGTCAGAAGGGAACTCATCCGGGAG gtggcagctgtattttttttcttgtttaaggtAGAAATGGGGCCGTTCAAGCACACCGTGGATGATGGCCTTGACGTGAGGAAAGCTGCTTTTGAATGCATGTATAccctgctggaaagctgccttGACCGACTGGATATCTATGAGTACCTCAACCATGTGGAGGATGGACTGAAGGATCACTACGACATTCGG ATGCTGACGTTCATAATGTTAGCTCGGCTGTCCACCCTCTGTCCCAACGCCGTGCTGCAACGACTCGAGCGGCTGATTGAGCCACTCCGGGCAACTTGCTCCACGAAG GTAAAAGCTGGTTCCGTGAAGCAGGAGTTCGAGAAGCAGGATGAACTGAAGCGATCCGCCATGAGAGCAGTAGCTGCCCTCCTGACCATCCCTGAAGTAGAGAAAAGTCCAGTGATGGCCGAGTTCTCATCTCAGATCAGATCCAATCCTGAAATGGCGTCACTTTTCGAAAGCATTCAGAAAGATTCTGCTTCCCTACCCGCCTCAGAGTCGATGGACATGAGCTAA
- the LOC142086057 gene encoding cullin-associated NEDD8-dissociated protein 1-like isoform X10 produces the protein MCYRGRLCSACGRNWSCLFYADIEWFMATNDLMMELQKDSIKLDEDSEKKVVKMLLKLLEDKNGEVQNLAVKCLGPLVGKVKEYQVETIVDTLCTNMLSDKEQLRDISSIGLKTVISELPPASTGEHLEKIIPLIVQYCNVEDDELREYCFQAFESFVRRCPKEIDPHIPNVMGLCLKYITFDPNYNYDNEEVEEMMETENGEDEEQESDDEYSDDDDISWKVRRSAAKCLEAIVSSRHDLLQDFYKTLSPVLISRFKEREENVKADIFSAYISLLKQTLPIQSWLHASDASGKDDVPLTMLQNQVPSIVKALHKQLKEKSVKSRQGCFSLLTELANVLPGCLADHIPALVPGKLVRGLGVKEQGWLSPLLTCIVFSLADKSSSSNMRIDTLSFLHVLLCNHQPEVFHPHIKSLLPPVVTCIGDPFYKITSEALLVTQQLVKVIRPLDKSCTFDAKPYVKDLFPGTLKRLKAADIDQEVKERAISCMGQIIYSLGDHLSSDLQPTLKIFLERLKNEITRLTTVKALTLIASSPLKIDLRPVLGEGFPILASFLRKNQRALKLSTLTALDILVKNYSDSLKPAMIESVLKELPALITENDMHVSQVAIMFLTTLAKVYPSCISKISGSVLAEIFQLVHSPLLQGGALTAIIDFFQALVLTKMATMGYSELMKQLTAPIYSSGSAGESVTLHKQAYYSVAKCVAALSSACPKEAPAIVNQFIQDVKNPKSSSAVKVLAFLSLAEIGRTMNLSAQRELKTVILEAFTSPNEEVKSAASYALGNISVGNLKEYLPFMLKEIGSQPKRQYLLLHSLKEVISSSPADGLKPYVEDIWALLFKHCECTEEGTRSVVAECLGKLTLVNPSELLPRLKNQLSSGSPHARSTVVTAIKFTIADQPQPIDALLKRCIGDFLKTLQDPDLNVRRVALAMFNSAAHNKPCLIRDLLNAVLPSLYNETKVRRELIREVAAVFFFLFKVEMGPFKHTVDDGLDVRKAAFECMYTLLESCLDRLDIYEYLNHVEDGLKDHYDIRMLTFIMLARLSTLCPNAVLQRLERLIEPLRATCSTKVKAGSVKQEFEKQDELKRSAMRAVAALLTIPEVEKSPVMAEFSSQIRSNPEMASLFESIQKDSASLPASESMDMS, from the exons ACAAACATGTTATCCGACAAGGAACAGCTGCGGGATATCTCCAGCATTGGACTGAAAACAGTCATCTCTGAGCTGCCGCCAGCTTCTACAG GAGAACATCTGGAGAAGATAATTCCTCTGATTGTTCAGTACTGCAACGTGGAAGATGACGAGCTGAGAGAGTACTGCTTTCAGGCCTTCGAGTCTTTTGTGAGAAG GTGCCCAAAGGAAATTGACCCTCACATCCCTAATGTGATGGGGTTATGTTTGAAGTACATCACCTTTGATCCAAACTACAACTATGATAATGAGGAAGTGGAAGAGATGATGGAAACTGAAAATGGGGAGGATGAAGAGCAAG AAAGCGATGATGAGTACAGCGACGATGATGACATCAGCTGGAAAGTCCGCAGGTCTGCAGCAAAGTGCCTGGAGGCCATTGTGAGCAGCAGGCACGATCTCCTTCAGGACTTCTACAAAACTCTTTCCCCAGTCTTGATAAGCAGAttcaaagagagagaggagaatgtCAAAGCTGACATCTTCAGCGCTTATATCTCCTTGCTGAAGCAAACGCTGCCCATCCAGAGCTGGCTGCATGCTTCAGATGCCTCTGGCAAAGACGACGTTCCCCTGACAATGCTTCAGAACCAG GTCCCCAGCATCGTCAAGGCCTTGCACAAGCAGCTCAAAGAAAAGAGCGTCAAATCAAGACAGGGTTGTTTCAGCCTCCTGACAGAACTGGCCAATGTTCTTCCCGGCTGCCTGGCAGATCACATCCCTGCACTAGTCCCTGGTAAACTTGTCCGTGGTCTGGGGGTGAAGGAGCAGGGTTGGCTCAGTCCACTCCTAACAT GTATTGTTTTCTCCTTGGCTGATAAATCCAGCTCCTCCAACATGAGGATTGATACACTGTCTTTCCTTCATGTTCTTCTTTGCAACCACCAGCCAGAGGTATTTCATCCTCATATCAAAAGCCTGCTGCCTCCTGTTGTGACCTGTATTGGAGACCCCTTTTATAAGATCACTTCAGAAGCTCTGCTGGTTACTCAGCAACTTGTGAAAGTTATCAGGCCTTTGGACAAATCTTGCACTTTTGATGCCAAGCCCTATGTGAAGGATCTTTTCCCTGGTACTCTGAAGCGACTGAAGGCAGCTGACATCGACCAGGAGGTGAAAGAACGTGCTATTTCCTGCATGGGACAAATCATTTACAGTCTGGGAGACCATTTAAGCAGTGATCTCCAGCCAACCTTGAAGATATTTCTAGAGAGGCTCAAAAATGAAATCACCAGATTgacaacagtcaaagcattaaccTTAATTGCTAGTTCTCCACTTAAAATAGATTTGAGACCCGTTCTAGGGGAAGGTTTCCCCATTCTAGCTTCCTTCTTGAGAAAGAATCAACGTGCCTTGAAACTGAGCACTCTGACTGCTCTGGACATCCTGGTGAAGAACTACAGTGACAGCCTCAAGCCTGCCATGATAGAGTCTGTCCTAAAGGAGCTCCCTGCTTTAATTACTGAGAATGACATGCATGTTTCCCAGGTGGCTATCATGTTCCTTACTACGTTAGCTAAGGTTTATCCATCCTGCATCTCTAAGATCAGCGGTTCGGTTCTTGCTGAAATCTTTCAGCTTGTCCACTCGCCTTTGCTCCAAGGAGGGGCACTGACCGCTATCATAGACTTCTTCCAGGCTCTGGTTCTGACGAAGATGGCCACCATGGGTTACTCGGAGCTGATGAAGCAGCTGACTGCGCCTATTTACTCCTCGGGTTCAGCCGGGGAATCAGTGACGTTACACAAACAGGCGTATTACTCTGTCGCAAAGTGCGTGGCAGCCCTTTCCTCAGCCTGTCCAAAGGAAGCCCCTGCGATAGTGAACCAGTTTATCCAGGatgtaaaaaaccccaagtcCAGCTCTGCTGTTAAAGTGCTAGCTTTCCTTTCACTGGCAGAGATAGGGCGCACCATGAACCTCAGTGCTCAGAGAGAGCTCAAAACAGTCATCCTGGAAGCGTTCACCTCCCCCAACGAAGAGGTGAAATCTGCTGCTTCCTATGCGTTGGGGAACATCAGTGTTGGGAATCTTAAGGAGTATCTTCCCTTCATGCTGAAAGAGATCGGAAGCCAGCCCAAGAGACAGTACCTCCTGCTGCACTCTCTAAAAGAAGTCATCAGCTCCTCCCCGGCCGATGGCCTCAAACCTTACGTGGAGGAtatttgggctctgcttttcaagCACTGTGAGTGCACGGAGGAAGGGACGCGCAGTGTGGTGGCTGAATGCTTGGGGAAGCTGACTTTGGTGAATCCCTCTGAGCTGCTGCCCCGGTTGAAAAACCAGCTGTCATCAG GCTCTCCACATGCCCGGAGCACGGTGGTAACTGCAATCAAATTCACAATTGCAGACCAGCCTCAGCCTATTGATGCTCTCCTGAAACGCTGCATAG GTGACTTCTTAAAAACTCTTCAGGATCCAGACCTGAATGTTCGACGTGTGGCTTTAGCCATGTTTAATTCTGCTGCTCACAACAAACCTTGTTTAATCCGAGATTTACTAAACGCAGTTCTCCCCAGCCTCTATAACGAAACGAAGGTCAGAAGGGAACTCATCCGGGAG gtggcagctgtattttttttcttgtttaaggtAGAAATGGGGCCGTTCAAGCACACCGTGGATGATGGCCTTGACGTGAGGAAAGCTGCTTTTGAATGCATGTATAccctgctggaaagctgccttGACCGACTGGATATCTATGAGTACCTCAACCATGTGGAGGATGGACTGAAGGATCACTACGACATTCGG ATGCTGACGTTCATAATGTTAGCTCGGCTGTCCACCCTCTGTCCCAACGCCGTGCTGCAACGACTCGAGCGGCTGATTGAGCCACTCCGGGCAACTTGCTCCACGAAG GTAAAAGCTGGTTCCGTGAAGCAGGAGTTCGAGAAGCAGGATGAACTGAAGCGATCCGCCATGAGAGCAGTAGCTGCCCTCCTGACCATCCCTGAAGTAGAGAAAAGTCCAGTGATGGCCGAGTTCTCATCTCAGATCAGATCCAATCCTGAAATGGCGTCACTTTTCGAAAGCATTCAGAAAGATTCTGCTTCCCTACCCGCCTCAGAGTCGATGGACATGAGCTAA
- the LOC142086057 gene encoding cullin-associated NEDD8-dissociated protein 1-like isoform X8, translating into MASVSYHISSLLEKMTSTDKDFRFMATNDLMMELQKDSIKLDEDSEKKVVKMLLKLLEDKNGEVQNLAVKCLGPLVGKVKEYQVETIVDTLCTNMLSDKEQLRDISSIGLKTVISELPPASTGSTMTANVCKKITAQLTGAIGKQEDVSVQLEALDILSDMLSRLGGTLYSFHSSILNCLLPQLTSPRLAVRKRAIIALGHLVLTCSGSIFSELTEHLLAELKRNESTSTTRTYIQCVAGISRQAGHRIGEHLEKIIPLIVQYCNVEDDELREYCFQAFESFVRRCPKEIDPHIPNVMGLCLKYITFDPNYNYDNEEVEEMMETENGEDEEQESDDEYSDDDDISWKVRRSAAKCLEAIVSSRHDLLQDFYKTLSPVLISRFKEREENVKADIFSAYISLLKQTLPIQSWLHASDASGKDDVPLTMLQNQVPSIVKALHKQLKEKSVKSRQGCFSLLTELANVLPGCLADHIPALVPGIVFSLADKSSSSNMRIDTLSFLHVLLCNHQPEVFHPHIKSLLPPVVTCIGDPFYKITSEALLVTQQLVKVIRPLDKSCTFDAKPYVKDLFPGTLKRLKAADIDQEVKERAISCMGQIIYSLGDHLSSDLQPTLKIFLERLKNEITRLTTVKALTLIASSPLKIDLRPVLGEGFPILASFLRKNQRALKLSTLTALDILVKNYSDSLKPAMIESVLKELPALITENDMHVSQVAIMFLTTLAKVYPSCISKISGSVLAEIFQLVHSPLLQGGALTAIIDFFQALVLTKMATMGYSELMKQLTAPIYSSGSAGESVTLHKQAYYSVAKCVAALSSACPKEAPAIVNQFIQDVKNPKSSSAVKVLAFLSLAEIGRTMNLSAQRELKTVILEAFTSPNEEVKSAASYALGNISVGNLKEYLPFMLKEIGSQPKRQYLLLHSLKEVISSSPADGLKPYVEDIWALLFKHCECTEEGTRSVVAECLGKLTLVNPSELLPRLKNQLSSGSPHARSTVVTAIKFTIADQPQPIDALLKRCIGDFLKTLQDPDLNVRRVALAMFNSAAHNKPCLIRDLLNAVLPSLYNETKVRRELIREVEMGPFKHTVDDGLDVRKAAFECMYTLLESCLDRLDIYEYLNHVEDGLKDHYDIRMLTFIMLARLSTLCPNAVLQRLERLIEPLRATCSTKVKAGSVKQEFEKQDELKRSAMRAVAALLTIPEVEKSPVMAEFSSQIRSNPEMASLFESIQKDSASLPASESMDMS; encoded by the exons ACAAACATGTTATCCGACAAGGAACAGCTGCGGGATATCTCCAGCATTGGACTGAAAACAGTCATCTCTGAGCTGCCGCCAGCTTCTACAG GCTCCACTATGACAGCAAATGTGTGCAAAAAGATCACAGCCCAGCTGACAGGAGCCATTGGCAAGCAGGAGGATGTATCTGTGCAGCTGGAGGCTCTTGACATCCTGTCAGATATGCTGAGCAG ACTAGGGGGAACACTCTACTCTTTCCATTCCTCCATTCTGAactgcctccttccccagctgaCAAGCCCCAGGCTGGCAGTACGTAAAAGGGCTATCATTGCCTTGGGTCATCTTGTCTTGACCTGCAGCGGAAGCATCTTCTCAGAGCTCACAGAGCATCTGCTTGCCGAGCTGAAGAGGAATGAGTCTACTTCTACTACCAGGACATACATTCAATGTGTCGCTGGCATCAGTAGGCAGGCTGGACACCGCATAG GAGAACATCTGGAGAAGATAATTCCTCTGATTGTTCAGTACTGCAACGTGGAAGATGACGAGCTGAGAGAGTACTGCTTTCAGGCCTTCGAGTCTTTTGTGAGAAG GTGCCCAAAGGAAATTGACCCTCACATCCCTAATGTGATGGGGTTATGTTTGAAGTACATCACCTTTGATCCAAACTACAACTATGATAATGAGGAAGTGGAAGAGATGATGGAAACTGAAAATGGGGAGGATGAAGAGCAAG AAAGCGATGATGAGTACAGCGACGATGATGACATCAGCTGGAAAGTCCGCAGGTCTGCAGCAAAGTGCCTGGAGGCCATTGTGAGCAGCAGGCACGATCTCCTTCAGGACTTCTACAAAACTCTTTCCCCAGTCTTGATAAGCAGAttcaaagagagagaggagaatgtCAAAGCTGACATCTTCAGCGCTTATATCTCCTTGCTGAAGCAAACGCTGCCCATCCAGAGCTGGCTGCATGCTTCAGATGCCTCTGGCAAAGACGACGTTCCCCTGACAATGCTTCAGAACCAG GTCCCCAGCATCGTCAAGGCCTTGCACAAGCAGCTCAAAGAAAAGAGCGTCAAATCAAGACAGGGTTGTTTCAGCCTCCTGACAGAACTGGCCAATGTTCTTCCCGGCTGCCTGGCAGATCACATCCCTGCACTAGTCCCTG GTATTGTTTTCTCCTTGGCTGATAAATCCAGCTCCTCCAACATGAGGATTGATACACTGTCTTTCCTTCATGTTCTTCTTTGCAACCACCAGCCAGAGGTATTTCATCCTCATATCAAAAGCCTGCTGCCTCCTGTTGTGACCTGTATTGGAGACCCCTTTTATAAGATCACTTCAGAAGCTCTGCTGGTTACTCAGCAACTTGTGAAAGTTATCAGGCCTTTGGACAAATCTTGCACTTTTGATGCCAAGCCCTATGTGAAGGATCTTTTCCCTGGTACTCTGAAGCGACTGAAGGCAGCTGACATCGACCAGGAGGTGAAAGAACGTGCTATTTCCTGCATGGGACAAATCATTTACAGTCTGGGAGACCATTTAAGCAGTGATCTCCAGCCAACCTTGAAGATATTTCTAGAGAGGCTCAAAAATGAAATCACCAGATTgacaacagtcaaagcattaaccTTAATTGCTAGTTCTCCACTTAAAATAGATTTGAGACCCGTTCTAGGGGAAGGTTTCCCCATTCTAGCTTCCTTCTTGAGAAAGAATCAACGTGCCTTGAAACTGAGCACTCTGACTGCTCTGGACATCCTGGTGAAGAACTACAGTGACAGCCTCAAGCCTGCCATGATAGAGTCTGTCCTAAAGGAGCTCCCTGCTTTAATTACTGAGAATGACATGCATGTTTCCCAGGTGGCTATCATGTTCCTTACTACGTTAGCTAAGGTTTATCCATCCTGCATCTCTAAGATCAGCGGTTCGGTTCTTGCTGAAATCTTTCAGCTTGTCCACTCGCCTTTGCTCCAAGGAGGGGCACTGACCGCTATCATAGACTTCTTCCAGGCTCTGGTTCTGACGAAGATGGCCACCATGGGTTACTCGGAGCTGATGAAGCAGCTGACTGCGCCTATTTACTCCTCGGGTTCAGCCGGGGAATCAGTGACGTTACACAAACAGGCGTATTACTCTGTCGCAAAGTGCGTGGCAGCCCTTTCCTCAGCCTGTCCAAAGGAAGCCCCTGCGATAGTGAACCAGTTTATCCAGGatgtaaaaaaccccaagtcCAGCTCTGCTGTTAAAGTGCTAGCTTTCCTTTCACTGGCAGAGATAGGGCGCACCATGAACCTCAGTGCTCAGAGAGAGCTCAAAACAGTCATCCTGGAAGCGTTCACCTCCCCCAACGAAGAGGTGAAATCTGCTGCTTCCTATGCGTTGGGGAACATCAGTGTTGGGAATCTTAAGGAGTATCTTCCCTTCATGCTGAAAGAGATCGGAAGCCAGCCCAAGAGACAGTACCTCCTGCTGCACTCTCTAAAAGAAGTCATCAGCTCCTCCCCGGCCGATGGCCTCAAACCTTACGTGGAGGAtatttgggctctgcttttcaagCACTGTGAGTGCACGGAGGAAGGGACGCGCAGTGTGGTGGCTGAATGCTTGGGGAAGCTGACTTTGGTGAATCCCTCTGAGCTGCTGCCCCGGTTGAAAAACCAGCTGTCATCAG GCTCTCCACATGCCCGGAGCACGGTGGTAACTGCAATCAAATTCACAATTGCAGACCAGCCTCAGCCTATTGATGCTCTCCTGAAACGCTGCATAG GTGACTTCTTAAAAACTCTTCAGGATCCAGACCTGAATGTTCGACGTGTGGCTTTAGCCATGTTTAATTCTGCTGCTCACAACAAACCTTGTTTAATCCGAGATTTACTAAACGCAGTTCTCCCCAGCCTCTATAACGAAACGAAGGTCAGAAGGGAACTCATCCGGGAG gtAGAAATGGGGCCGTTCAAGCACACCGTGGATGATGGCCTTGACGTGAGGAAAGCTGCTTTTGAATGCATGTATAccctgctggaaagctgccttGACCGACTGGATATCTATGAGTACCTCAACCATGTGGAGGATGGACTGAAGGATCACTACGACATTCGG ATGCTGACGTTCATAATGTTAGCTCGGCTGTCCACCCTCTGTCCCAACGCCGTGCTGCAACGACTCGAGCGGCTGATTGAGCCACTCCGGGCAACTTGCTCCACGAAG GTAAAAGCTGGTTCCGTGAAGCAGGAGTTCGAGAAGCAGGATGAACTGAAGCGATCCGCCATGAGAGCAGTAGCTGCCCTCCTGACCATCCCTGAAGTAGAGAAAAGTCCAGTGATGGCCGAGTTCTCATCTCAGATCAGATCCAATCCTGAAATGGCGTCACTTTTCGAAAGCATTCAGAAAGATTCTGCTTCCCTACCCGCCTCAGAGTCGATGGACATGAGCTAA